The genomic interval CAGGGGAGTTTTCATGGAGTGGCGTCTTTTTTTCAGCACCTTTGCTTTAATCTTTCTTGCTGAGCTGGGGGATAAGACCCAGCTTGCCTCAATGGCTGCATCTGCAGGAACAAAATCACCCTGGTCAGTGTTTGCCGGGGCTGCAAGTGCGCTTGTTGTTTCTACTCTTGTAGCAGTGCTTGTGGGCTCATTTCTTCAGAGAGTAGCTCCTAAACATCTAATTCAGGGCGTAGCAGCGGTCCTGTTCTTAATTTTTGGAATCATCTTGCTTCTGAGTGCTTTCGATTCATATAAGAGTGAGAAGAGTGTAACTGGAAAACCTGATGGCTTGCTTTCCAGAACTGCGTTTAAAGCAGCAGAAATGTTTGAAAGAGAGTCGGCACAAGATTACATGGCCCTTGCAGAAGCAGCCCAAAGTCCTCGGTTGCGTGAACTTCTCATACATCTTGCACAAGAAGAACAGCAGCACCTTTCTCATCTCCACAATTTATCCCAAAAGCACAACCGCATCACAATCTCAGTTTCCCCTTCTGAGAATAGTATACCGCCTGTTCAAACGGACAAAACAGAAAATGACGGGACTTCAGAACACGTTCTTGAGCAGGCAATTGAGCATGAAAAAGCAACTGCTCAGTTTTACAGAGCTTTGGCTAAGAGCTCTGTGATTACAGAACTACGCAGTGCCTTTATCCTCCTTGCGGCTGAAGAGGAGGGGCATCTGGCTCATTTACTGGAGTTCAGAGATACAGGGAAGACAGATCTGCAGATGGAACATGAGTTTGAATTGGGTTAAGTGATCGGTTATATTGAACTGGCGGACACATCCTTTGCAGCAGCTGCGAATCGACTGTGTTATTGGCGAAGCATTAAAGGCCAGAAAGTAACTCCAAATTCTTCAATCAATGCCAGCTGTATATATTTCTTTAATGACCTGTGCAAAACCTTTCTAATACATAGAACATAATGGGAGAAGGAATACAAGTTTTTTTTGCACCTAGTTTATCTAATATTTATATTGTTAGATATGTCTAATTGGATTAGGAGGGTATGTGGTATCCATAACAAGTACTATGGAAGATTATCTCGAAGTTATACTCAATATTGTTACACAGAATGGTGTTGCCCGTTCTATGGAAATTGCTGAAAAACTCAATGTAAAACGTCCCACCGTTACAGTTGCACTTCGCTCTCTTGCAGAAAAGGGAATGGTGAATTATTCACCCGGTTCATATGTTACACTCACCGAGACAGGGAAAGAAATCGCCAGGCATATAGAGAAAAGACATAATGCCCTAAAAGACTTTTTCATCAATGTGTTGAACGTACCTGAAACAGAAGCTGATGAAGTGGCGTGCAAAATGGAACATGGAATGGGTGTTGAGGTATGCAAGAAACTCAATTCGTTTCTAAGGGTACTCGAAAAGAACAAGGCATTGGCAGATGAGTTGAAAAAGAGTGTTTTAAAAGAAAATGCAAATCATGAATGTGTGGAAAGTCAAAAGGACAGTTGTCATAATTTTCAAAGCGGTGAGAAAAATGATAAGATCACGACCTGAACCCTCCGCCGCTCAGAAAAACTGCCAAAATGAGCTTACGTTAATGTGTGATATTTTCATCAGTTAAGTTAATTTTTCCTGAGTTTATCTTGCTTCAATGCCGATAGTTTTTTAAATAGAAATGCAGTATTTGTAATTACTGGAATAGAAAGATTAAGACACTTAAACCTTTTAGGGTGTACCATGGGAATTAAACAAGTAATGGTTTGTTGTTGGATTCTTCTGAGCTCAGGATATCTGTTTATCTCAACAGCACAGGATACACAGGAAGTGCGTTCTGAAATAGATCAGTACAGATCAAAGATCGAAGAAATACGCAAAAAAATCGATCACACAAATCAAAAAGCGCACCAGGACAGTGTTGCGTTTGCACAGTATGTGACAGATCATGAAGAGAGGGCCAGGCGGTTATCAAGTGAAACGGATTCTCTGAGTGCCCTTATCAAACGTCTAAACTCTACAAGAGATTCTCTTGAAGCGCGGGTTGCAGCATCAGATGTGCAAACAGGTAATTACAGGGCCCAGTCCAGGAATCTGCTTAGGGCTATTGGTTCCAACTGCAAAGAGCTTATCGATTCACTTGGACATTTAAGCATGTTCAATGCAGACAACCTGGTGAGCGCACTGAAATTTCTCGAGGGTGAGATCAGTGCAGGAAGTGTGGGTGCAGTAGAGGCTCTGGAGAGATATTGGCAAATTGTAACCCAGATCGAGAACGCATCCCAGCGCATAGAAACCTGGAGTGGCCCTGCTCCGGTACCTTCAGTGCAGGGGGATTTTACCTGGCTAAGGATAGGGTTTGTGTGGGTTGGTTGTGTAAGTAATGACGGGAATACGGGATATATGTGGCAAAATGACACAGAAGAATGGGTGCAGATCGAAAGTTTGGTACAATTATCAAGCATCAGCAAAGCAGCCCGGCTTACATCCGGAATGGCTGCACCCGAACTGGTCTCAATTCCTTTTAACCATCTGATAAGAATTGCAGGAGAACAGGAGGAGGCACAATGAGACTAAAGATATTATTGCTGCTGTTTTTTTGTGCCCAGATAAGTTTTGCCTCCCGTCATAACCGGGCTGAACAGGAAGAGTTACTTCAGACTCTTCAGGAGCTCAGAAACACCTATAATGCAGAACAGAACCGGTTACAGAGGGTTACCGATGACCGCTGGTCGCAGCGTCAGCGGCAGGTGGATCAAAAAACAGCATACCAACAGTCTGCAGACAGAACGCTTAATGAAATTGAACGGCTCTATTCAGAAATTGCCCGTGCCCGTGAGGAGATTCTCATGCATGAGAGCAGGGCGTCTGCTGTTGTATCTCAACTGGAACGGGAGAGGGACAGTTATACAGCAATTGGCCGCACAATTCAGTCGATAATAGAGAGGCAAGAGGATGCAATAAGGTCGGGTTTTGTAATTGGTCAGCAGCAAAGATCCCATGATCTTCAGAGTATTGCCTTATCCGAGGGGCGCAGGGCTGCACAGGTACTCAGACGCCTTAACTTGCTCAACACATATGTAAACGATCGTCTTCGGGACCAGTCTGCCATAGAACTTCGTAAAGAGACAGTTGCTTTGCCGGACAACACACTCGATGAGGTTACAGCTTTAAGGTTTGGAAATGTGTTTGCAGTGGCTGTCAATGATACGGGGGCCACTTATTATCTTGGTTACACCGCTCAGCGGGCTTCTCAGCCTTTTGAATGGGTAAAGCTGAGCGATGAGGCCGCATCCCGAAATATTATTCAACATATGCCCCGGTGGTTAAACCAGGGACGTGTTGAGGGTAATGTGTATCTGGATGTCATGCAGAACCGTCATTCCGGAGAACTGCTTGGAGTCGAGAGGAAAGGGTTTATACAGGCTGCAAAAGATTTTTTCCTTGCTGGTGGAATTATAATGATTCCCCTGGGGCTTATTTGCCTGTGGGCTCTTTTACTTCTTGTAAATCGTATGGTGGTATATTCGCTTACTCACTCCAGGGATGATAAATTTATTGATGAAGCGATTGTGTTTCTCAATCAGAAAAAGATGGATGAAGCTCACAATCTTGCAGAAAATAGCAAAGGAGTGCTTGCAAGAATCCTTAACACATGTCTTCATCATTCTAAGTGGAAACGTCCTGTAGCGGAAAAAGCGGTAAAGGAACTTTTGCTCGACGAAGTACCTGCTCTTGACAAGCATCTTGATACGCTGGCAGTGCTTGCTGCTGCGGCTCCTCTTTTGGGACTTTTGGGGACGGTGACCGGAATGATTAGCATGTTCGAGTCGATCACAACTTTTGGTACAGGGGATCCTCAGCTTTTGGC from Chitinispirillum alkaliphilum carries:
- a CDS encoding MotA/TolQ/ExbB proton channel family protein codes for the protein MRLKILLLLFFCAQISFASRHNRAEQEELLQTLQELRNTYNAEQNRLQRVTDDRWSQRQRQVDQKTAYQQSADRTLNEIERLYSEIARAREEILMHESRASAVVSQLERERDSYTAIGRTIQSIIERQEDAIRSGFVIGQQQRSHDLQSIALSEGRRAAQVLRRLNLLNTYVNDRLRDQSAIELRKETVALPDNTLDEVTALRFGNVFAVAVNDTGATYYLGYTAQRASQPFEWVKLSDEAASRNIIQHMPRWLNQGRVEGNVYLDVMQNRHSGELLGVERKGFIQAAKDFFLAGGIIMIPLGLICLWALLLLVNRMVVYSLTHSRDDKFIDEAIVFLNQKKMDEAHNLAENSKGVLARILNTCLHHSKWKRPVAEKAVKELLLDEVPALDKHLDTLAVLAAAAPLLGLLGTVTGMISMFESITTFGTGDPQLLAGGISEALVTTKAGLAIAIPILLIHNFLRNRKNHIQSEMEVYAMRILNRLWPEE
- a CDS encoding Iron-dependent repressor IdeR/DtxR; translated protein: MVSITSTMEDYLEVILNIVTQNGVARSMEIAEKLNVKRPTVTVALRSLAEKGMVNYSPGSYVTLTETGKEIARHIEKRHNALKDFFINVLNVPETEADEVACKMEHGMGVEVCKKLNSFLRVLEKNKALADELKKSVLKENANHECVESQKDSCHNFQSGEKNDKITT